Proteins encoded in a region of the Synechococcus sp. BIOS-U3-1 genome:
- a CDS encoding DUF3104 domain-containing protein produces MPLHNDHPPFVGVKAGDLVLVQSTLNPDPTDTDWWIGLIISNQGRLKENRSDTVLTVVDTDSGEVRQVNAEQTTRLSLAGMEHNKVVPLIKG; encoded by the coding sequence ATGCCATTACACAACGATCATCCACCCTTCGTCGGTGTAAAAGCAGGAGACTTAGTGCTCGTGCAGTCAACTCTGAATCCTGACCCAACTGATACGGATTGGTGGATTGGCTTGATCATTAGTAACCAAGGTCGATTGAAAGAAAACCGTAGTGACACAGTACTAACTGTTGTTGATACCGATAGTGGTGAAGTCCGACAAGTCAACGCCGAACAGACAACACGCTTGAGCCTTGCAGGGATGGAACATAATAAGGTTGTGCCACTGATCAAAGGCTGA